Below is a window of Ammoniphilus sp. CFH 90114 DNA.
AATGGCAAGAAGTAGAAAAATATCAGAACATGCAAAGGAGCTTTTGTCAGCACAGACATCATTGAGTAAATCAAATTTCATCGTTGTAGCTAATCAATTTTTATCCATTTCTATAGAGGAAAGCTTAGAGAGTAATGATATCTTATTGAATATTCTTGCTTTGGTGGATAGACGAGTTGGAAAAAAGCGAATTTTGAATATGACCGAAAAGATGAAACTAAAGCATCCCATTGTGCAGTATTTTTATGAACTACGGCTGAGTACGTTATGAAGATAAATCACTCATTCACTGAATAGATACTAGCTGACAGGTTATTGTCGTTGATTGGTGCATAATGATTGCCGAAGAACGTGAGGGGTATGCAAGATGAGTATTTTAAAATGAGAGAATTAAAAAGCTGTTATCCTTCGTATTAAAGGATAACAGCTTTTTCTTTTACTTGGGTCAATCTATTTTGCTGTTTCCGATAGACCAGTGCGAGCAACATCGAAGGTATGGAACAGGCAATCATTCCAATAAAGGCATAACGAGGCTCGATTTCGTATAAATAACCGCCAAAAATCGTGAACGCGGCCGTGCTCCAGCTAAGGGCAAGCGCGGAATAGACGCCTTGTGCTTTCGCAACTTGCGTAGGGGGAACGTGATCGACCAGGTATTTCATAAAGGCATAATGCCCCATAGCAAACGAGAAGGCATGCAAGGTTTGCGCGATACAGAAAACGATCACATTCGGAAAGGCAAAGATTAAGATCCAACGTAAGGAGGAGCCAAGAGCTGCGAGTGCCAGCAAGGAGCCTACGGAAAAGTGTTGGAATTTCGTATCGGCGATGGAGAAAAAAAGGATTTCCGCGATCACGGCAATGTTAATAATCACACCAATCAAATATTTCGGCGCCTGAATGTCTTGTAAAAACAGATAGCCATAATTGTAATAAGAGGCATGTGCCGCTTGTAATAAAATCACGATAAGCAGGACTAAAGGGAAATGTTTAATCGTAAATAATTTGAGTAGGCTCTCTTTTTGCAATGGGTCAGCTTGCTGCGGCTTTTCGGATAAAATAGCGGGTGCACGAGTAAAGCCCAGACCCACGAAAATGAAAATACTAAGTAAGAGTACCCATAAAACGACTTCATCTCCAAGCTTTCCTGTAAAGACCGTTAACATCATGCCAGCCACTACAAACCCGATGGAACCCCACTGTCGGCTTCGGCCGTAATGTTCTAATTGTTTTCTTTGAACAAGGACGCCAGCAGCGCTATCTAAAGCAGGCATCAACGTTGGGTAAAATAAATGAAGGACTAATGTAATGATCAGTAAGCTTGTAAAGGAGCTTGAGGGTATATAACACAATAAAGCCAAGAACGTCCCTAACCCTGCTACATTTAATATGGTTTTACTGCTAAATTTCCCTGATAAATAAGGAAAGGCAAACAAAGTTGAAATCCCTCTAGCAACCAAACCTAAGCTCATAATCAAACTAGCTTCTGAAACGGTAATTCCTTTTGTGTAGATCATCCAACCTGTCCAATAAGGTAAAAAAATGCCCCAAGTCATAAAAAAACTAAAAAATTGTAGACTCATCCAGCGATGTGTATTCATTCGTTATCCCACCTTTGCTTGATAATATCATGGACATGCGGCAGAATAATATGAGATATCTCCTATTTTGAGGTGGATAATGGAAATTTACAAAGGTGAGAAAAAGCGGCAATACTTGGAGGAAAACTCTATCGCGCATTTATTTTCTTTTAACGTGGAAGAGTCTATAGAAGTGCACGAATATCAACGGGATGAATGGATTATTCAAGAAGGCAAGAGACCGGATTTTCTCTTTTATGTGATTAGTGGCGCAGCCAAAACGTATGTAACCCATCAAAATGGGAAAGTTTCCTTAATTAATTTTATCAGTGCCAATGACTACATCGGAGAAATGGAATTAATACATGACGTGTACTATACCAAAGGGATTCAAGCTTCAACGAACACCGTTTGTTTTGCCCTTTCTATTCCAAAGTTTCGAGGGCAATTGCTTGAAGACTCCAAATTCTTACGGGAACTGGCCAAATTTCTAAGTGTAAAGGCCACCAAGATGTCTGCAAAATATTCACAAAGCCTAGCCTTTCCTCTTGAAAACCGGCTGGCGGACTTTATCCTGCGAACGGCTGATAAAGGGGTTTACAAAGAGAAGCATGTAACCGTTTGTGATTATTTAGGTGTATCCTATCGTCATCTATTGCATGTGCTTACCCAATTTTGCGATAAAGGCTACATGGAGAAAGTAGGGCGAAACTATCAACTTAAACAGTATCATTCTCTAAGTGAACTTGCTGGGATGTTGAAGAGTAAGTGATAACAACATCGGTAAAAAGAAAAGCAAGCCATGATGAAAAGCAATAGATCTATCAATTTGACGTTCTAGAAAAACCCTACACCAGAAGTCGATAGCTGGGTAGGGCTTTACGCATTTTCACGTACTTTACATTTGGAATGGATTTCCTTGATATTGCATCGTAGGAGAAGGCGTGCTCGTCTGCATGGGAAGTCTTCCTAGGTGCTGCTGAAGCAGCTGTTGTGTTTGCTGCTGTGTATTTTGATAGTTTCTGTATTGCTTATCTATTTCCTGCCTTAAAGCCTGAGTTGACGTACCGTACATATTCTGTTGCTTCATGACGGTGTACAATTGCCCTTGCATCATTAAAGTGTCCTGAACGAGGTTGTTAAACATCTGTCGGACCATAGGGCAATTTGACTCCGTTGCGGCTGTTGTGTACTCTCTAACAATCCTTTTAAGGTCTGCCAAAATGGAATACGCTAAATCCTTTTCTGGTAGGACAGGCTTGTTATAGGTAAAGGATTCTTGCTGATACATGGAACTCACCTCCTATTATTGTTGGGGATACTGTGGCGCCAATGGGATATGCTGCTGCAAACTGTCCAATAGCATTTGATAATGCTGTTGGTGACGGCCCGCTAAATCTAAGCATATCCTTTGGATTGCAGGGTTTTGAGTATGTGTAGCAAGAGCGATACACTGCTTTATTGCAAGATCCTCATTAGACAAAGAATCAACAATATACTCTGTTTCCTTCGTGGTTAAAGGCTGCATTTGACTTTCCCTCCTTTAGTGCTTCGTACGCCCTTTATTTTTTCCCATGATCTTCCTAATATGTATGGTGGAGAAAATAGTCGATTTCAATGAATGGTCGATTCATGTAGGGACCGTAGTTATCACGATTCGAGGCTTGTCCGGAAAGGAGAACGACAACTACTTCTCATTCATTCCAAAAGGATTGAAAATCCATCGCATATTGCTCAAATGAAATCGGATCTCGCCCTAGAATGTTTTTTACATCTGTCGTTACTTTTTCTGCGGTTCCGAGTCTTGTGATGAAGTAAAGCATTGTCATCACATTGGCAAACTCCTCGGGAATCCCGCGGCGGATGATCGTGCGCCTAAACTGCAGCAAGGATGGATTCTTGTATTCTATTTTCCTTCCTAAGATGTTGGAGAGGATGTCAGCAATCTCGTAGTAATTAAAGGCTTTTGCCCCTGTTAAGGTATAACTTTTTCCAAGATGCCCTTCAGATGAAAGGCAGACTGCCGCAACAGCTGCGATATCCCTTGTATCAATGAAGCTGGTTTTCGCACGGCCCACTGGTATAAAGAGTTCGTTTCGTATGGCGATATCCTCTCGATGCGTGGTATTTAAATTTTGCATAAAGAAACCAGGCCGCAAAAATGTGAATGGTATTTTGGATGCCTTAATCATATTTTCGATTT
It encodes the following:
- a CDS encoding MFS transporter; the protein is MNTHRWMSLQFFSFFMTWGIFLPYWTGWMIYTKGITVSEASLIMSLGLVARGISTLFAFPYLSGKFSSKTILNVAGLGTFLALLCYIPSSSFTSLLIITLVLHLFYPTLMPALDSAAGVLVQRKQLEHYGRSRQWGSIGFVVAGMMLTVFTGKLGDEVVLWVLLLSIFIFVGLGFTRAPAILSEKPQQADPLQKESLLKLFTIKHFPLVLLIVILLQAAHASYYNYGYLFLQDIQAPKYLIGVIINIAVIAEILFFSIADTKFQHFSVGSLLALAALGSSLRWILIFAFPNVIVFCIAQTLHAFSFAMGHYAFMKYLVDHVPPTQVAKAQGVYSALALSWSTAAFTIFGGYLYEIEPRYAFIGMIACSIPSMLLALVYRKQQNRLTQVKEKAVIL
- a CDS encoding SDR family oxidoreductase — its product is MPPKVLVTGATGNIGYDVVKDLLKKRVAVKAAVRDVQRDSSRFKGLEVEVVPFDFLKPDTFEPALEDVDRLFLMRPPKLAKPQTEMKPFFRVLKKDVISQIVFVSLMGVEKNPVVPHRKIENMIKASKIPFTFLRPGFFMQNLNTTHREDIAIRNELFIPVGRAKTSFIDTRDIAAVAAVCLSSEGHLGKSYTLTGAKAFNYYEIADILSNILGRKIEYKNPSLLQFRRTIIRRGIPEEFANVMTMLYFITRLGTAEKVTTDVKNILGRDPISFEQYAMDFQSFWNE
- the yeiL gene encoding transcriptional regulator YeiL — protein: MEIYKGEKKRQYLEENSIAHLFSFNVEESIEVHEYQRDEWIIQEGKRPDFLFYVISGAAKTYVTHQNGKVSLINFISANDYIGEMELIHDVYYTKGIQASTNTVCFALSIPKFRGQLLEDSKFLRELAKFLSVKATKMSAKYSQSLAFPLENRLADFILRTADKGVYKEKHVTVCDYLGVSYRHLLHVLTQFCDKGYMEKVGRNYQLKQYHSLSELAGMLKSK
- a CDS encoding spore coat protein, whose translation is MYQQESFTYNKPVLPEKDLAYSILADLKRIVREYTTAATESNCPMVRQMFNNLVQDTLMMQGQLYTVMKQQNMYGTSTQALRQEIDKQYRNYQNTQQQTQQLLQQHLGRLPMQTSTPSPTMQYQGNPFQM